Proteins encoded in a region of the Sugiyamaella lignohabitans strain CBS 10342 chromosome B, complete sequence genome:
- the PRP3 gene encoding Prp3p (Splicing factor; component of the U4/U6-U5 snRNP complex; GO_component: GO:0046540 - U4/U6 x U5 tri-snRNP complex [Evidence IEA]; GO_component: GO:0046540 - U4/U6 x U5 tri-snRNP complex [Evidence IDA] [PMID 10377396]; GO_component: GO:0046540 - U4/U6 x U5 tri-snRNP complex [Evidence IDA] [PMID 10449419]; GO_component: GO:0005634 - nucleus [Evidence IEA,IEA]; GO_component: GO:0005681 - spliceosomal complex [Evidence IEA]; GO_function: GO:0003674 - molecular_function [Evidence ND]; GO_process: GO:0008380 - RNA splicing [Evidence IEA]; GO_process: GO:0006397 - mRNA processing [Evidence IEA]; GO_process: GO:0000398 - mRNA splicing, via spliceosome [Evidence IEA]; GO_process: GO:0000398 - mRNA splicing, via spliceosome [Evidence IPI] [PMID 10377396]) encodes MKRGPLESTPDEGTGTPPKKPRTGDLSGIKSQGNIDRIAEAKARVAALALKNKAKLVVGTKENSINSGGTASDPGENNGTNSSQTSRNGNHGIGQQASKSTASSAAELMAKIRQRRAQLEAATQSSGPKSASPAQSSHSTPDNNKSGSRASATALKRGPGLSTPLHPILLEASSVSTTVNESKPNLYLAKEDPQPSVNDLNEPEANPYFDSLVATKTSFDSRRKRGLAFNPHGKYIRRAEEERHQLQLDALKKKIEQAKTKASNSGLLDADIVAGERAFKPSPPPLVEWWDEPLVINPDDGYSEVDERQEEHFLSPEVITQYIQHPIPIVAPWEKSLPKQVRLHLTKRETKRMRKNDRAERHKEAQDRIRLGLDPAPPPKIKPSNVMSVFANEAIRDPTLMELRAKTEVAQRKEKHEQDNQSRKLTSEQQYEKWIAKSEREKSKGIYCAAFRIDKLSDGRHKFLVNYNAKHLLLNGMTIFNPKFCLVIVEGGFLNIKKFSKLLLGRIKWTEHAPPRANDPPLSPEDIPDLSSNRCVLVWHGQIKSSRFQKWTLNDAETEQDAKDILSRHNCEHFWVEARVL; translated from the coding sequence ATGAAGAGGGGGCCGTTAGAATCTACTCCTGACGAAGGAACGGGGACTCCTCCCAAGAAACCTAGAACGGGTGATTTATCAGGAATAAAATCTCAGGGAAATATAGATCGCATAGCAGAAGCCAAAGCGCGAGTTGCAGCACTGGCATTGAAAAACAAGGCAAAGCTGGTTGTTGGAACGAAGGAAAACTCTATAAATTCAGGTGGAACTGCGAGTGATCCAGGAGAAAATAATGGTACTAATTCATCCCAGACGTCGAGAAATGGCAACCATGGAATAGGTCAGCAGGCGTCAAAATCGACAGCATCCAGTGCAGCAGAGTTGATGGCTAAAATAAGACAGAGGAGGGCACAACTCGAAGCTGCGACTCAATCGTCAGGCCCAAAATCAGCATCTCCAGCACAATCATCTCACTCTACTCCTGACAATAACAAGTCAGGATCTCGAGCTTCAGCAACGGCCTTGAAACGTGGGCCAGGGCTTAGCACTCCCCTGCATCCCATCTTATTAGAAGCATCAAGTGTATCAACAACTGTCAACGAAAGCAAGCCGAACCTTTACTTGGCAAAGGAAGATCCACAGCCTTCCGTCAACGATCTAAATGAACCGGAGGCAAATCCCTATTTTGACTCTCTGGTTGCTACGAAAACTAGCTTCGACAGTCGGCGCAAGAGAGGATTAGCATTTAATCCCCATGGAAAGTATATCAGAAgggcagaagaagaaaggCACCAATTGCAGCTGGATGCtttaaaaaagaagattgaGCAAGCTAAGACCAAGGCCTCAAATTCCGGATTGCTCGATGCCGACATTGTAGCGGGTGAACGTGCTTTCAAGCCGTCCCCTCCACCTCTGGTCGAATGGTGGGATGAACCACTTGTTATTAATCCCGATGATGGATATAGCGAGGTAGATGAAAGGCAAGAGGAGCATTTCCTTTCTCCAGAGGTTATCACCCAGTATATACAGCATCCAATTCCTATTGTTGCACCTTGGGAAAAGAGTCTTCCGAAACAAGTGAGGCTTCACCTTACGAAACGTGAAACAAAACGAATGCGTAAAAATGACAGAGCTGAGAGACATAAAGAGGCCCAGGATCGGATTCGTCTGGGACTAGATCCAGCTCCGCCACCTAAAATAAAGCCTTCTAATGTGATGAGTGTGTTTGCCAATGAGGCAATAAGAGACCCGACCCTCATGGAGTTAAGAGCGAAGACTGAGGTTgctcaaagaaaagaaaaacacgAGCAAGATAATCAATCGCGCAAACTCACTTCTGAACAACAGTATGAAAAATGGATAGCAAAATCCGAACGCGAAAAATCAAAGGGCATCTATTGTGCTGCATTTCGTATTGACAAACTATCTGATGGCCGACATAAATTTTTGGTTAATTATAATGCGAAGCATCTACTGCTTAATGGTATGACAATTTTCAACCCTAAGTTTTGTCTCGTGATAGTTGAGGGTGGATTCCTGAATATCAAAAAGTTCAGCAAGTTACTACTTGGTCGGATTAAGTGGACAGAACATGCTCCTCCACGTGCTAATGATCCACCGCTTAGTCCCGAAGATATTCCTGACTTGAGTTCCAATCGATGTGTGCTTGTCTGGCATGGGCAGATAAAAAGTTCGCGATTTCAGAAATGGACTCTTAACGATGCGGAAACTGAGCAGGATGCAAAAGATATTTTGTCCCGGCATAATTGTGAACACTTCTGGGTCGAGGCACGAGTCCTGTGA
- the TAF14 gene encoding TATA-binding protein-associated factor TAF14 (Subunit of TFIID, TFIIF, INO80, SWI/SNF, and NuA3 complexes; involved in RNA polymerase II transcription initiation and in chromatin modification; contains a YEATS domain; GO_component: GO:0031011 - Ino80 complex [Evidence IDA] [PMID 12887900]; GO_component: GO:0031011 - Ino80 complex [Evidence IPI] [PMID 24034245]; GO_component: GO:0033100 - NuA3 histone acetyltransferase complex [Evidence IDA] [PMID 10817755]; GO_component: GO:0033100 - NuA3 histone acetyltransferase complex [Evidence IDA] [PMID 17157260]; GO_component: GO:0016514 - SWI/SNF complex [Evidence IDA] [PMID 18644858]; GO_component: GO:0016514 - SWI/SNF complex [Evidence IPI] [PMID 8668146]; GO_component: GO:0016592 - mediator complex [Evidence IPI] [PMID 7995524]; GO_component: GO:0005634 - nucleus [Evidence IEA,IEA,IEA]; GO_component: GO:0005634 - nucleus [Evidence IDA] [PMID 22932476]; GO_component: GO:0005669 - transcription factor TFIID complex [Evidence IDA] [PMID 10788514]; GO_component: GO:0005669 - transcription factor TFIID complex [Evidence IDA] [PMID 15448131]; GO_component: GO:0005674 - transcription factor TFIIF complex [Evidence IDA] [PMID 12242279]; GO_component: GO:0005674 - transcription factor TFIIF complex [Evidence IDA,IPI] [PMID 15896708]; GO_component: GO:0005674 - transcription factor TFIIF complex [Evidence IDA] [PMID 7995524]; GO_function: GO:0015616 - DNA translocase activity [Evidence IDA] [PMID 16455496]; GO_function: GO:0015616 - DNA translocase activity [Evidence IDA] [PMID 17188033]; GO_function: GO:0015616 - DNA translocase activity [Evidence IDA] [PMID 17918861]; GO_function: GO:0001075 - RNA polymerase II core promoter sequence-specific DNA binding transcription factor activity involved in preinitiation complex assembly [Evidence IC] [PMID 15448131]; GO_function: GO:0000991 - core RNA polymerase II binding transcription factor activity [Evidence IDA] [PMID 14749386]; GO_function: GO:0001139 - core RNA polymerase II recruiting transcription factor activity [Evidence IC] [PMID 7995524]; GO_process: GO:0051123 - RNA polymerase II transcriptional preinitiation complex assembly [Evidence IC] [PMID 10788514]; GO_process: GO:0051123 - RNA polymerase II transcriptional preinitiation complex assembly [Evidence IC] [PMID 7995524]; GO_process: GO:0006338 - chromatin remodeling [Evidence IC] [PMID 12887900]; GO_process: GO:0006338 - chromatin remodeling [Evidence IC] [PMID 15896708]; GO_process: GO:0006338 - chromatin remodeling [Evidence IC] [PMID 8668146]; GO_process: GO:0016573 - histone acetylation [Evidence IDA] [PMID 10817755]; GO_process: GO:0042766 - nucleosome mobilization [Evidence IDA] [PMID 12887900]; GO_process: GO:0001111 - promoter clearance from RNA polymerase II promoter [Evidence IC] [PMID 7995524]; GO_process: GO:0006355 - regulation of transcription, DNA-templated [Evidence IEA,IEA]; GO_process: GO:0006368 - transcription elongation from RNA polymerase II promoter [Evidence IC] [PMID 7995524]; GO_process: GO:0006366 - transcription from RNA polymerase II promoter [Evidence IDA] [PMID 12138208]; GO_process: GO:0006366 - transcription from RNA polymerase II promoter [Evidence IDA] [PMID 15448131]; GO_process: GO:0006367 - transcription initiation from RNA polymerase II promoter [Evidence IDA] [PMID 1331084]; GO_process: GO:0006351 - transcription, DNA-templated [Evidence IEA]; GO_process: GO:0001174 - transcriptional start site selection at RNA polymerase II promoter [Evidence IC] [PMID 7995524]): MKTSICKGIGNLTSQVLKKVPFKIEEQGWGEFDLGIVLHMVDKSGEHTLSHDLNFATNEYKNDHLLEFPTNRPGLLKLLAESGPVPGHNAPGASGTSAGGTDYATGDKRKGEDDGNKLRKKTKTIEKGSVDLERLADGLEKLGEDDLLEVVTMVNNNKTPDMYIKNVPDEGEFHMDLCTLPDRLLKSLWDFVKKRTEV; encoded by the coding sequence ATGAAAACATCAATTTGCAAAGGAATTGGTAATCTAACAAGTCAAGTATTGAAAAAGGTCCCATTCAAAATTGAAGAACAAGGTTGGGGTGAGTTCGATTTGGGTATCGTACTTCACATGGTCGACAAGAGCGGAGAACATACTTTGAGCCATGACCTCAACTTCGCCACAAatgaatataaaaatgATCATTTATTAGAATTCCCCACTAATAGACCGGGTCTGCTTAAACTGCTAGCAGAATCAGGTCCTGTACCCGGACATAATGCTCCTGGCGCCAGTGGTACTTCGGCAGGCGGCACTGATTATGCCACCGGTGATAAGCGTAaaggtgaagatgatggaAACAAATTAAGAAAGAAAACTAAAACCATTGAGAAAGGCTCAGTTGATTTGGAGAGATTAGCCGATGGTCTGGAAAAGCTTGGCGAGGATGACCTCTTGGAAGTCGTCACAatggtcaacaacaacaagacTCCTGATATGTATATTAAAAATGTACCTGATGAGGGAGAGTTCCATATGGATTTATGTACTTTGCCTGATCGTCTGCTAAAGAGTTTGTGGGACTTTGTTAAGAAGCGTACCGAAGTTTAA
- the NBP35 gene encoding Nbp35p (Essential cytoplasmic iron-sulfur cluster binding protein; forms a complex with Cfd1p that is involved in iron-sulfur protein assembly in the cytosol; similar to P-loop NTPases; GO_component: GO:0005737 - cytoplasm [Evidence IEA,IEA,IEA]; GO_component: GO:0005737 - cytoplasm [Evidence IDA] [PMID 15728363]; GO_component: GO:0005739 - mitochondrion [Evidence IDA] [PMID 15728363]; GO_component: GO:0005634 - nucleus [Evidence IEA,IEA]; GO_component: GO:0005634 - nucleus [Evidence IDA] [PMID 15728363]; GO_component: GO:0005634 - nucleus [Evidence IDA] [PMID 8921898]; GO_function: GO:0051539 - 4 iron, 4 sulfur cluster binding [Evidence IEA,IEA,IEA]; GO_function: GO:0051539 - 4 iron, 4 sulfur cluster binding [Evidence IDA] [PMID 17401378]; GO_function: GO:0005524 - ATP binding [Evidence IEA,IEA]; GO_function: GO:0016887 - ATPase activity [Evidence IMP,ISS] [PMID 8921898]; GO_function: GO:0005506 - iron ion binding [Evidence IMP,IPI] [PMID 15728363]; GO_function: GO:0051536 - iron-sulfur cluster binding [Evidence IEA,IEA]; GO_function: GO:0046872 - metal ion binding [Evidence IEA]; GO_function: GO:0000166 - nucleotide binding [Evidence IEA]; GO_process: GO:0016226 - iron-sulfur cluster assembly [Evidence IEA,IEA]; GO_process: GO:0016226 - iron-sulfur cluster assembly [Evidence IMP] [PMID 15728363]; GO_process: GO:0016226 - iron-sulfur cluster assembly [Evidence IDA] [PMID 17401378]; GO_process: GO:0002098 - tRNA wobble uridine modification [Evidence IMP] [PMID 18755837]), which yields MMNYGLQAMSMGFLVSPEKAVAWRGLLVQKALEQLLFEVDWNNLDILILDMPPGTGDVQLTMAQQVAIDGAVIVSTPQDIALIDAVRGIDMFNKVHIPILGMVQNMSMFVCPNCNHETHIFGHDGAIAEAKSRGLDILGSIPLHADICASSDKGKPIVVASPDSSHSQCYHKIAKEIRSKISL from the coding sequence ATGATGAACTACGGATTGCAAGCAATGTCCATGGGATTTTTAGTGAGCCCAGAGAAGGCCGTGGCGTGGCGGGGTCTTTTGGTCCAAAAAGCACTCGAACAACTGCTGTTTGAGGTCGATTGGAACAACCTGGACATTCTAATTCTTGACATGCCCCCTGGAACGGGTGATGTACAACTTACAATGGCTCAGCAAGTCGCTATAGATGGGGCTGTGATTGTGTCTACACCGCAAGATATTGCTTTGATAGATGCAGTTCGGGGAATTGATATGTTCAATAAAGTGCACATTCCAATACTCGGGATGGTCCAAAATATGAGTATGTTTGTTTGTCCAAATTGTAACCATGAGACGCATATATTTGGGCATGATGGTGCAATTGCCGAAGCGAAATCTAGAGGTTTGGATATTCTGGGTTCTATACCCCTACATGCGGATATATGTGCTAGTAGTGACAAAGGCAAGCCAATTGTTGTAGCTTCTCCTGATAGCTCACACTCACAATGCTATCATAAGATTGCTAAGGAGATAAGATCTAAAATTAGCCTGTAG
- the AIM41 gene encoding Aim41p (hypothetical protein; the authentic protein is detected in highly purified mitochondria in high-throughput studies; null mutant displays reduced frequency of mitochondrial genome loss; GO_component: GO:0005739 - mitochondrion [Evidence IEA,IEA]; GO_component: GO:0005739 - mitochondrion [Evidence IDA] [PMID 14562095]; GO_component: GO:0005739 - mitochondrion [Evidence IDA] [PMID 14576278]; GO_component: GO:0005739 - mitochondrion [Evidence IDA] [PMID 16823961]; GO_function: GO:0016884 - carbon-nitrogen ligase activity, with glutamine as amido-N-donor [Evidence IEA]; GO_function: GO:0003674 - molecular_function [Evidence ND]; GO_process: GO:0008150 - biological_process [Evidence ND]; GO_process: GO:0008152 - metabolic process [Evidence IEA]) has translation MYVENPNSRNTTRDSRMFSISRRQAIVSSRFVRYASTEPPIMAIVRQDLKTAMKSGDVTRKTTIRAVMAAIKNANIDKPDSVTTDIGFHSLVNTLIKKRQKSIEEYHAGNRLDLVEQEQNEIAVLEELQEKVEVASDEEIASRVNDFIKGLALDVSDKSSMGKIMSNISWPQVESEWKASQGQVVQAIKKQLGQRKFSTMRVLRHDNPLVCK, from the coding sequence ATGTATGTTGAGAATCCCAACTCCAGAAACACCACTAGGGACTCCAGAATGTTTTCAATTTCTCGTCGTCAGGCAATTGTTTCCTCCAGATTTGTGAGATATGCATCTACAGAACCCCCAATTATGGCAATTGTTCGACAAGACCTGAAAACTGCTATGAAATCTGGGGATGTTACTAGAAAAACAACTATACGGGCGGTTATGGCAGCCATCAAAAATGCCAATATCGATAAGCCAGACTCAGTTACAACAGATATTGGCTTCCATAGCCTCGTTAACACATTGATCAAGAAACGTCAGAAATCTATTGAAGAGTACCATGCTGGCAATCGACTGGACTTGgttgaacaagaacaaaacGAAATAGCTGTTCTGGAGGAACTTCAAGAGAAAGTCGAAGTCGCCAGTGACGAAGAAATTGCATCTAGAGTTAATGATTTCATCAAAGGTTTGGCACTTGATGTTTCAGATAAAAGTTCAATGGGAAAAATTATGTCGAATATCTCGTGGCCCCAAGTTGAGTCAGAGTGGAAAGCATCACAAGGTCAGGTCGTCCAGGCTATCAAGAAACAGCTGGGTCAAAGAAAATTCTCTACAATGCGTGTTTTAAGACACGATAACCCTTTAGTATGTAAATAG
- the MSS1 gene encoding Mss1p (Mitochondrial protein; forms a heterodimer complex with Mto1p that performs the 5-carboxymethylaminomethyl modification of the wobble uridine base in mitochondrial tRNAs; similar to human GTPBP3; GO_component: GO:0005622 - intracellular [Evidence IEA]; GO_component: GO:0005743 - mitochondrial inner membrane [Evidence IDA] [PMID 11604502]; GO_component: GO:0005739 - mitochondrion [Evidence IEA,IEA]; GO_component: GO:0005739 - mitochondrion [Evidence IDA] [PMID 16823961]; GO_function: GO:0005525 - GTP binding [Evidence IEA,IEA]; GO_function: GO:0005525 - GTP binding [Evidence ISS] [PMID 8392589]; GO_function: GO:0003924 - GTPase activity [Evidence IEA]; GO_function: GO:0000166 - nucleotide binding [Evidence IEA]; GO_process: GO:0006184 - GTP catabolic process [Evidence IEA]; GO_process: GO:0070899 - mitochondrial tRNA wobble uridine modification [Evidence IMP] [PMID 15509579]; GO_process: GO:0007264 - small GTPase mediated signal transduction [Evidence IEA]; GO_process: GO:0006400 - tRNA modification [Evidence IEA]; GO_process: GO:0008033 - tRNA processing [Evidence IEA]), whose amino-acid sequence MALRHFEKTVLRWRSCSILSCYNLASSGSLLFSLSEKRASLRTYSKISARSYLEDSVEGSTLGGRHSGNFQVNDGHHPTIYAVSTAPGKAAVAIVRVSGTLAKYVFQRLSRKNEPVPRVAQLNRLYSVFSQKQPEFGKHLGERSENLGVLDHALTLYFEGPNSYTGEDVLELHLHGGTAVVRAVLGQIKLLHSAETPIRYAEAGEFTKRAFHNGRLDLTEVEGIRDIIDAETERQREVAVLTAGGQAKAIYDQWRERIVKNAALLTALIDFADDNAEIESTSQVILEGARSDIKALLQDITAYFSEIQRSELIRSGIKMNFLGPPNAGKSSLLNLIVQRDASIVSDVPGTTRDILEVGMNVDGYKIVFGDTAGIRSLENQVNDSMALIEAEGIRRARKRFQASDVILAVISVESQGQESISDIFKEISEVNKPTVLVVNKMDLAKDADRESIVTFFSETCGLPKNNIVLVSCKSGEGIQDLNEKLSNICKDLTFTSDGSIPLGASQRVQDLLESDVIEGLKNFETSLGNDDVVLALAELHTAVEGIGKITGRGVAVDEILGVVFGNFCIGK is encoded by the coding sequence ATGGCTCTTCGCCACTTTGAAAAAACTGTTTTAAGATGGCGGTCCTGTTCAATATTATCTTGCTATAACCTGGCATCTTCTGGGTCgttattattttctctGTCTGAAAAAAGGGCCTCTCTTAGGACCTACAGTAAGATCAGCGCTAGATCCTATTTGGAGGATTCAGTAGAAGGTTCAACATTAGGAGGAAGACATTCGGGAAACTTCCAAGTTAATGATGGTCATCATCCAACAATATATGCGGTATCTACTGCCCCTGGTAAGGCAGCTGTAGCAATCGTTAGAGTATCAGGTACATTGGCCAAATATGTGTTTCAACGATTATCGCGAAAAAATGAACCAGTCCCTAGGGTTGCACAACTGAACAGGCTGTATAGTGTATTCTCACAAAAACAACCTGAATTTGGAAAACATTTGGGCGAAAGATCAGAAAATTTAGGAGTCCTAGATCATGCATTAACGTTATATTTTGAAGGGCCGAATTCATACACGGGAGAAGATGTTCTTGAACTGCATTTACATGGAGGAACCGCTGTCGTGAGGGCTGTACTAGGTCAAATAAAACTATTACATAGTGCTGAAACTCCTATTCGGTATGCGGAGGCGGGTGAGTTTACGAAACGTGCCTTCCACAATGGTCGCTTGGATCTTACTGAAGTTGAAGGTATCagagatattattgatgcGGAGACCGAGCGGCAAAGGGAGGTAGCAGTTTTAACAGCTGGGGGCCAAGCTAAAGCAATTTATGACCAATGGCGAGAACGAATTGTCAAAAATGCTGCATTATTAACTGCTCTGATTGATTTTGCAGATGATAATGCTGAGATTGAGTCTACATCTCAAGTCATTCTTGAGGGTGCTCGATCCGATATCAAGGCTCTTTTGCAAGATATAACTGCCTATTTTTCCGAGATACAAAGATCTGAATTAATAAGGTCTGGTATAAAAATGAATTTCCTAGGGCCTCCGAATGCAGGAAAGTCTTCACTTCTGAACTTGATCGTCCAAAGAGATGCTTCAATCGTGAGCGATGTTCCAGGTACAACAAGAGATATTCTTGAAGTGGGAATGAATGTAGATGGGTACAAAATTGTTTTTGGCGATACAGCGGGGATTAGATCATTAGAGAATCAAGTAAATGATTCTATGGCACTGATAGAAGCCGAAGGTATtagaagagcaagaaaaagatttcAAGCTAGCGACGTAATTTTGGCAGTTATATCTGTCGAATCTCAGGGTCAAGAAAGCATCTCAGATATATTTAAAGAAATCTCAGAGGTCAATAAACCCACAGTTCTTGTTGTAAATAAGATGGATCTAGCAAAAGATGCTGATAGAGAGTCGATTGTAACGTTCTTTTCAGAAACTTGTGGATTACCTAAGAACAATATTGTACTTGTGTCATGCAAAAGTGGAGAAGGGATCCAAGATTTAAACGAAAAACTATCTAACATTTGTAAGGATCTTACTTTTACATCAGACGGATCGATACCATTGGGTGCTTCTCAGCGAGTCCAAGATCTGCTAGAGTCTGATGTGATTGAAGGGCTGAAAAACTTTGAAACAAGTCTCGGAAATGACGATGTTGTTCTTGCGTTAGCTGAGCTTCAcactgctgttgagggTATCGGTAAGATAACTGGCAGGGGggttgctgttgacgaAATTTTAGGTGTGGTCTTTGGCAATTTCTGTATTGGAAAGTAG